In Fodinicurvata sediminis DSM 21159, one genomic interval encodes:
- a CDS encoding 5-oxoprolinase subunit PxpA, which translates to MKVIRKAVDLNCDLGENFGYWRISEATDEELMDLISSANVATGFHAGDPNLMDKVVKGAIERGVAIGAHPGYRDLQGFGRRVIQANPDELVNDIVYQVGALREFARRHGTKLQHVKPHGALYMEAARNAELSELLVEALTKCSPETAVFCMDVSKTYGIAKAAGLKTVREFYADRDYDTSGSIVFTRRMRALKPEEVAEKCVRACLEGKVRTVEGEDIDITFESICFHSDTPGALQIGTAVRQGLVDNGIHILPAEDILAEAA; encoded by the coding sequence ATGAAGGTGATCAGAAAAGCCGTGGATCTGAACTGCGACCTGGGTGAGAACTTCGGGTATTGGCGGATCAGCGAGGCAACGGACGAGGAGCTGATGGACTTGATCAGCTCCGCCAACGTGGCGACCGGCTTCCATGCCGGGGATCCCAACCTGATGGACAAGGTGGTCAAGGGCGCGATCGAGCGCGGGGTGGCCATCGGCGCGCATCCCGGTTACCGCGACCTGCAGGGTTTCGGCCGCCGCGTGATCCAGGCCAACCCTGACGAATTGGTCAACGATATCGTCTACCAGGTCGGCGCACTGCGGGAATTTGCACGGCGCCATGGCACCAAGCTGCAGCATGTGAAACCGCATGGCGCGCTTTACATGGAGGCCGCACGCAATGCCGAGCTTTCGGAACTGCTGGTTGAGGCGCTGACCAAGTGCAGCCCCGAGACTGCGGTCTTCTGCATGGATGTCTCGAAAACCTATGGCATCGCCAAGGCGGCCGGCCTGAAGACGGTCCGCGAGTTCTATGCCGACCGCGACTACGACACCAGCGGCAGCATCGTCTTCACCCGGCGCATGCGCGCTCTGAAACCCGAGGAAGTCGCCGAGAAGTGCGTGCGCGCCTGTCTGGAGGGCAAGGTCCGCACCGTGGAGGGCGAGGACATCGACATCACCTTCGAATCCATCTGTTTCCATTCCGACACGCCCGGCGCCCTGCAGATCGGCACGGCGGTGCGCCAGGGGCTGGTGGACAACGGCATCCACATCCTGCCTGCGGAGGACATACTGGCGGAAGCCGCCTGA
- a CDS encoding ABC transporter ATP-binding protein: MESSKPVLELQDVRSGYNSVPVINGVSLDLAAQEILFLFGRNGVGKTTLLKTICGLLKAQSGHIRLIQEDCTTWPTFKRARKGIAYVPQGRGIFPKHTVRQNLVAGLRACPDRNAEIPEQVFEYFPILKERINQAGGTLSGGQQQMLAIARALCGRPNILLLDEPTEGIQPSIVQDLKEIIRTIVEEHKVSVLLVEQNFDFGIELANRCMVMDKGEIVKKGDASEFKNDDVIDEILAL, from the coding sequence TTGGAAAGCAGTAAGCCCGTCCTGGAACTGCAGGACGTCCGATCCGGTTACAATTCTGTCCCGGTCATCAACGGCGTCAGCCTGGACCTTGCGGCCCAGGAAATCCTTTTCCTCTTCGGTCGCAACGGTGTTGGCAAGACCACCCTGCTGAAAACGATCTGTGGGCTGCTGAAGGCACAATCCGGACACATCCGCCTGATCCAGGAGGACTGCACCACCTGGCCGACCTTCAAGCGGGCCCGCAAGGGAATTGCCTACGTCCCGCAGGGGCGTGGCATCTTCCCAAAACACACGGTCAGGCAGAACCTTGTGGCCGGCCTGCGCGCCTGTCCGGACCGGAATGCGGAGATTCCCGAGCAGGTCTTCGAATATTTCCCTATACTGAAGGAACGGATCAACCAGGCCGGTGGAACCCTGTCCGGGGGACAGCAGCAGATGCTGGCCATCGCCAGGGCGCTCTGCGGACGTCCGAACATCCTGTTGCTTGACGAACCGACAGAAGGCATCCAGCCCAGCATCGTTCAGGACCTCAAGGAGATCATCCGGACCATCGTCGAGGAGCACAAGGTCAGCGTACTGCTCGTGGAGCAGAATTTCGATTTCGGAATCGAATTGGCCAACCGTTGTATGGTCATGGACAAGGGTGAAATTGTCAAAAAAGGAGATGCATCTGAATTCAAGAACGACGACGTCATAGACGAAATATTGGCACTGTAA
- a CDS encoding ATP-binding cassette domain-containing protein: MPETNTAPLLTVEAVSKRFGGLTAVDSVSLKAYAGQMQCIIGANGAGKSTLFNMLCGALKPSEGTIHFQGTDITRLPLHRIARLGISRKFQVPSIFDELTVEDNLDLASKEHGSAAEKRVNEVLETIKLSGQRFVKAANLAHGQKQWLEIGIALMPVPELLLLDEPTAGMTREETRKTAELLKEVQEGITTIVIEHDMSFVRRLNCHTIVLHQGKLLREGEFSEIEQDQTVREVYLGKQ, translated from the coding sequence GTGCCTGAGACGAATACCGCGCCGCTCCTGACGGTCGAAGCCGTCAGCAAGCGCTTCGGCGGCCTGACCGCCGTGGACTCTGTCAGCCTGAAGGCCTACGCCGGCCAGATGCAGTGCATCATCGGCGCCAACGGAGCCGGCAAGAGCACGCTTTTCAACATGCTTTGCGGCGCCCTCAAACCCAGTGAAGGCACAATTCACTTCCAGGGCACCGATATCACGCGCCTGCCGCTCCATCGCATAGCGCGCCTGGGCATAAGCCGGAAATTCCAGGTTCCCAGCATCTTCGACGAGCTGACGGTCGAGGACAACCTGGACCTGGCCAGCAAGGAACATGGAAGCGCTGCGGAAAAGCGGGTGAACGAGGTCCTGGAGACCATTAAGCTGTCCGGACAGCGCTTCGTCAAGGCCGCCAACCTGGCCCACGGCCAGAAGCAGTGGCTCGAGATCGGGATCGCCCTGATGCCGGTCCCGGAACTGCTTCTGCTGGATGAACCAACCGCCGGCATGACGCGCGAGGAAACCCGGAAGACAGCCGAGCTCCTGAAGGAAGTGCAAGAGGGAATCACCACGATCGTGATCGAACATGACATGAGCTTCGTGCGCAGACTGAACTGCCATACCATCGTGCTGCACCAGGGAAAGCTGCTGAGAGAAGGCGAATTCAGCGAAATTGAACAGGACCAGACCGTCCGGGAGGTCTACCTTGGAAAGCAGTAA
- a CDS encoding FadR/GntR family transcriptional regulator: MTALDRTYQAPSQRPHKRSDVIVEQIKRWIVEEGKRPGDKLPHEKELIRIFSAGRGTVREALKSLEVQGLIINMPGADGGAVLSEVPYGRAMHLLRNYFHSRTVTFGQVYAVRKFVEPEVAAAAVGHLSKRDFEQLQASIETCQCSDRERHLQRKTQRAAELDFHDIIARACPNPLMAFIGRFLNDVLRDLVVLSAENFTRHGDFLSQNCRYHALVMDALRKEDAEAVRALMHEHMIDAESYMIELDAQIEGTWLGPPRMREEDASMLPSNT, translated from the coding sequence GTGACAGCACTCGATCGGACATACCAGGCACCTTCGCAACGGCCGCACAAGCGATCCGACGTGATCGTCGAACAGATCAAGCGGTGGATTGTGGAAGAGGGCAAGCGGCCCGGAGACAAGCTGCCGCACGAGAAGGAACTGATCCGGATCTTTTCGGCCGGCCGGGGGACGGTGCGCGAAGCCCTGAAGTCGCTCGAAGTGCAGGGCCTCATCATCAACATGCCCGGCGCCGACGGCGGCGCCGTCCTCAGTGAGGTGCCCTATGGGCGCGCCATGCATCTGCTGCGCAACTACTTTCACTCGCGGACCGTCACCTTCGGTCAGGTCTATGCCGTGCGGAAGTTCGTCGAACCCGAGGTCGCAGCCGCCGCCGTCGGCCACCTGAGCAAACGGGATTTCGAGCAGCTTCAGGCTTCGATCGAAACCTGCCAGTGCAGCGACCGGGAACGCCACCTGCAACGCAAGACGCAGCGTGCGGCCGAACTCGATTTTCACGACATCATTGCCCGGGCCTGCCCCAATCCGCTCATGGCCTTCATCGGGCGCTTCCTCAACGATGTGCTCAGGGATCTTGTCGTCCTGAGCGCCGAGAACTTCACCCGGCACGGCGACTTCCTGTCCCAGAACTGCCGCTACCACGCTTTGGTGATGGATGCGCTGCGCAAAGAGGATGCCGAGGCCGTCAGGGCCCTGATGCACGAACACATGATCGATGCGGAAAGCTACATGATCGAGCTGGATGCTCAGATAGAGGGAACATGGCTGGGTCCGCCCAGAATGCGCGAGGAGGATGCCTCCATGCTTCCGTCAAATACATAG
- a CDS encoding acetyl-CoA carboxylase → MADIRSPIPGTFYRRPSPEEAPYKNEGDDVAVGDVIGLVEVMKSFIEVKAEVAGKIKKFVVENEEPVAAGAVLAELED, encoded by the coding sequence ATGGCGGATATCCGCTCTCCCATCCCCGGAACATTCTATCGCCGGCCCTCACCGGAAGAGGCGCCCTACAAGAACGAAGGCGATGACGTGGCCGTGGGCGACGTGATCGGACTGGTCGAGGTCATGAAGTCCTTCATCGAGGTGAAGGCCGAGGTGGCCGGAAAGATCAAGAAGTTCGTGGTCGAGAACGAGGAACCCGTGGCCGCGGGTGCCGTCCTGGCCGAGCTGGAGGACTGA
- the torT gene encoding TMAO reductase system periplasmic protein TorT, whose amino-acid sequence MVRFIATLAVATALAGPAVAQDAWFPYEAEEVTPAFSADGEVSKVEYVPLEKASEPWEICVSFPHMKDAYWLGVDYGVVEEAKRLGVNLNVVEAGGYTELANQLSQIEDCVAGGADAVIIGAISLDGLNNLVDELAEDDVPVIDVINGISSENVTAKSLVSFRTMGSSAGEYLAEKHPEGSDPIQVGWFPGPAGAGWVEAAHAGFMEAVEGSAIEVLEPRYGDTGKEAQQGLVEDVLRANPDVRYIAGTAVTAEAAQGIIRERDLVGEVDLISFYMTPGVYEGIERGFILAAPADSMVIQGRIAVDQAVRVLEGEDYVKHVGPEIFVVDQDNIGDVERTNILPPQGFSPVFSVEAE is encoded by the coding sequence ATGGTAAGGTTCATCGCAACACTGGCAGTCGCCACGGCCCTTGCGGGTCCGGCTGTCGCACAGGACGCTTGGTTCCCCTACGAGGCCGAGGAAGTCACACCGGCCTTCTCGGCGGACGGCGAGGTCAGCAAGGTCGAGTACGTGCCGCTGGAGAAGGCCTCCGAGCCATGGGAGATCTGCGTCTCCTTTCCCCACATGAAGGATGCCTACTGGCTGGGTGTCGATTACGGCGTGGTCGAGGAAGCCAAGCGCCTCGGCGTCAACCTGAACGTCGTCGAGGCCGGTGGTTATACCGAATTGGCCAACCAGCTCAGCCAGATCGAGGACTGCGTGGCCGGCGGTGCGGATGCCGTCATCATCGGCGCCATCTCGCTGGACGGACTGAACAACCTGGTGGACGAATTGGCGGAAGACGACGTTCCGGTGATCGACGTGATCAACGGCATTTCTTCCGAGAATGTCACCGCCAAGTCGCTGGTGTCCTTCCGAACCATGGGCTCCAGTGCCGGCGAGTACCTGGCCGAGAAGCACCCCGAGGGCAGCGACCCGATTCAGGTCGGCTGGTTCCCAGGTCCGGCGGGCGCCGGCTGGGTGGAGGCCGCGCATGCGGGCTTCATGGAGGCCGTGGAAGGCTCGGCCATCGAGGTGCTGGAGCCGCGCTATGGCGACACCGGCAAGGAAGCCCAGCAGGGCCTGGTCGAAGACGTGCTGCGTGCCAACCCGGATGTGCGCTACATCGCTGGCACGGCCGTGACCGCCGAGGCCGCCCAGGGCATCATCCGCGAGCGTGATCTGGTGGGCGAAGTCGATCTGATCTCCTTCTACATGACACCCGGTGTCTACGAGGGCATCGAGCGCGGCTTCATCCTGGCCGCACCGGCGGATTCCATGGTCATTCAGGGCCGTATCGCCGTCGACCAGGCGGTCCGTGTCCTTGAGGGCGAGGACTACGTCAAGCACGTGGGGCCGGAGATCTTCGTGGTCGACCAGGACAACATCGGCGACGTCGAGCGCACGAACATCCTACCACCGCAGGGGTTCAGCCCGGTCTTTTCCGTCGAAGCAGAGTAA
- a CDS encoding 5-oxoprolinase subunit B family protein, which translates to MKTRYSFGGDEHIFVEMDEEMSLDAFFKSLSMTNAVREAKIDGVTEVCPANASFQVKYDPDRIKPDDMLAELKALEHTAESAEKRLNTRIVEFPVYYQDPWTHETLMRFRDRHQDPSGSDLDYAARINGFDTVADFITAHHSAPWFVSMVGFVSGLPFLYQLVERKRQLEVPKYVRPRTDTPKQTVGYGGCFSCIYSVRGAGGYQMFGITPVTIFDPKQETSYLSDFMVYFKPGDLVKFTPISREEYDATLAEVQANRYTPRVAEVEFDLEAFNADMDGFNKKLMGALNDV; encoded by the coding sequence ATGAAGACACGTTATTCCTTTGGAGGAGACGAGCACATCTTCGTCGAGATGGACGAGGAGATGTCGCTGGATGCCTTCTTCAAGAGCCTGTCGATGACCAATGCCGTACGCGAGGCAAAGATCGACGGTGTGACCGAGGTCTGTCCGGCCAACGCCAGTTTCCAGGTGAAGTACGACCCGGATCGCATCAAGCCGGATGACATGCTGGCCGAGCTGAAGGCCCTGGAGCACACCGCCGAGAGTGCGGAAAAGCGTCTCAACACCCGAATCGTCGAGTTCCCGGTCTATTACCAGGATCCCTGGACGCATGAGACGCTGATGCGGTTCCGTGACCGGCACCAGGATCCAAGCGGCAGCGACCTGGACTATGCCGCGCGCATCAACGGCTTCGACACGGTCGCGGACTTCATCACGGCGCATCACTCGGCGCCCTGGTTCGTCTCCATGGTCGGCTTCGTTTCGGGTCTGCCCTTCCTGTATCAGCTGGTCGAGCGCAAGCGGCAGCTGGAAGTGCCCAAGTACGTACGTCCGCGTACGGATACGCCCAAGCAGACGGTGGGTTACGGCGGCTGTTTCTCCTGCATCTACTCGGTGCGCGGGGCCGGCGGCTATCAGATGTTCGGCATCACGCCGGTTACCATCTTCGATCCCAAGCAGGAAACCTCGTATCTCAGCGACTTCATGGTCTATTTCAAACCTGGCGATCTGGTGAAGTTCACGCCCATCAGCCGCGAGGAATACGACGCCACCCTGGCCGAGGTTCAGGCCAACCGCTACACGCCGCGGGTCGCCGAGGTCGAGTTCGACCTGGAGGCCTTCAACGCGGACATGGACGGCTTCAACAAGAAACTGATGGGGGCCCTCAATGACGTTTAA
- a CDS encoding acetyl-CoA carboxylase biotin carboxylase subunit, with protein sequence MAIRRLFVANRGEIAVRVVRAAQALGITAVQAHSDADKEMLAVRLADEAICIGPAQAAKSYLNVDALITAAKEANCDAVHPGYGFLSENADFAEAVEQAGMIFVGPSSETIRRMGDKAAARAAAQEAGVPVVPGSKGVIESAEAALAAAKEIGYPVMIKAAAGGGGRGIRIADNAEELGKLAPQARAEAQAAFGDGSFYLERALKTPRHIEVQILGDGTRAVHCFERECSLQRRRQKVWEEAPAACLTSEVRAELCRSAVALAESVAYRGAGTLEYLYDETTGEFFFIEMNTRIQVEHPVTEMVTGIDLVAEMIKVAGGEPLSMHQEDIQLDGHAIEVRVNAEDPANNFMPFPGVIGKLEIPDIPGLRFDTMLYEGYAIPPFYDSLLGKLIVHGADRKAALAALSKALQLISIGDVKTTLPLHKALAADPAVQAGQFHTQFLEPWLETRTLTADQEV encoded by the coding sequence ATGGCGATCCGACGCCTGTTCGTGGCCAATCGGGGCGAGATCGCTGTACGCGTGGTGCGTGCTGCCCAGGCGCTGGGCATCACAGCGGTGCAGGCGCACTCCGACGCGGACAAGGAGATGCTGGCCGTGCGCCTGGCCGATGAGGCCATCTGCATCGGCCCGGCCCAGGCGGCCAAGTCCTACCTGAACGTCGATGCCCTGATCACGGCGGCTAAGGAAGCCAACTGTGACGCGGTGCATCCGGGGTACGGCTTCCTGTCCGAGAACGCCGACTTCGCCGAGGCGGTGGAACAGGCGGGCATGATCTTCGTCGGGCCTTCGTCCGAGACCATCCGGCGCATGGGCGACAAGGCGGCCGCACGCGCCGCGGCCCAGGAGGCCGGGGTACCCGTGGTGCCCGGCTCGAAGGGCGTGATCGAAAGCGCCGAGGCGGCCCTGGCTGCAGCCAAGGAGATCGGCTATCCGGTGATGATCAAGGCGGCCGCCGGCGGCGGTGGGCGCGGCATCCGCATTGCCGACAACGCGGAGGAGCTGGGCAAGCTGGCGCCCCAGGCGCGCGCCGAGGCGCAGGCCGCCTTCGGTGACGGCTCGTTCTATCTGGAGCGCGCGCTGAAGACCCCGCGCCACATCGAGGTGCAGATCCTGGGCGACGGCACACGCGCCGTGCACTGCTTCGAACGGGAATGCTCGCTGCAGCGCCGCCGACAGAAGGTCTGGGAAGAGGCGCCCGCCGCCTGCCTGACGTCCGAAGTGCGCGCGGAACTCTGCCGTTCGGCCGTGGCGCTGGCCGAGTCCGTAGCCTATCGCGGGGCGGGGACGCTGGAATACCTCTATGATGAAACGACCGGTGAATTCTTCTTCATCGAAATGAACACCCGCATCCAGGTGGAGCATCCGGTGACCGAGATGGTGACCGGCATCGACCTGGTGGCCGAGATGATCAAGGTGGCCGGTGGAGAGCCGCTGTCCATGCACCAGGAGGATATCCAGCTGGATGGCCACGCCATCGAGGTGCGGGTGAATGCCGAGGACCCGGCCAACAACTTCATGCCCTTCCCGGGCGTGATCGGCAAGCTGGAGATTCCCGATATCCCGGGGCTGCGCTTCGACACCATGCTGTACGAAGGCTATGCCATCCCGCCCTTCTACGACTCGCTGCTGGGCAAGCTGATTGTTCACGGCGCGGACCGCAAGGCGGCCCTGGCCGCGCTGTCCAAGGCGCTGCAGCTGATCAGCATCGGCGACGTGAAGACCACCCTGCCGCTGCACAAGGCGCTGGCGGCCGACCCGGCCGTGCAGGCCGGGCAGTTCCACACCCAGTTCCTCGAGCCCTGGCTCGAAACCCGCACCCTGACCGCCGACCAGGAGGTTTGA
- a CDS encoding branched-chain amino acid ABC transporter permease: MTITSLVPSVMNALTLISVLMLVAMGLGIIFGMMRVINLAHGEFVTIGAFTLSVLQGLGGSYWLALLVAPIIGALAGLLVERLIVQHLYTRWLATILATWGLSLIIAQVLQIVFGAGPQSVSAPISGTMDLLGASYPAYRVFIILFSAAVLGLVLLMFSRSNFGLDIRTVIQDREMAEALGIDTKRVFSKAFMLGAALAALAGVLVGPLAVVIAQMGVNYLAKSFFVVIVGGAGSFWGIGAGSAFVGGLETVFTYQMPVTLAQALVLALGIVVLRFRPQGIVPHANIKW; this comes from the coding sequence ATGACAATAACAAGCTTGGTACCGTCGGTGATGAATGCCCTGACCCTGATCAGCGTGCTTATGCTGGTCGCCATGGGTCTGGGCATCATCTTCGGCATGATGCGCGTCATCAATCTGGCGCATGGCGAATTCGTCACGATTGGCGCCTTCACGCTTTCCGTGCTGCAGGGTCTGGGTGGAAGCTACTGGCTGGCCCTGCTGGTCGCGCCGATCATCGGCGCCCTGGCCGGCCTGTTGGTGGAACGCCTGATTGTCCAGCACCTCTACACGCGCTGGCTGGCCACCATCCTGGCCACCTGGGGGCTCAGTCTGATCATAGCGCAAGTCCTGCAGATCGTCTTCGGCGCCGGGCCACAGAGTGTCAGCGCGCCGATCAGCGGCACCATGGACCTTCTGGGGGCCTCCTACCCGGCCTATCGCGTCTTTATCATCCTCTTCTCCGCCGCCGTGCTGGGCCTCGTGCTGCTGATGTTTTCGCGCAGCAATTTCGGCCTGGATATCCGGACGGTCATCCAGGACCGCGAGATGGCGGAGGCCCTGGGCATCGATACCAAGCGTGTCTTCTCCAAGGCCTTCATGCTGGGCGCGGCCCTGGCTGCCCTGGCGGGCGTCCTTGTCGGCCCGCTGGCCGTGGTCATTGCCCAGATGGGCGTCAATTACCTGGCCAAATCCTTCTTTGTGGTGATCGTCGGGGGTGCTGGCAGTTTCTGGGGCATCGGCGCGGGCAGCGCTTTTGTCGGCGGCCTCGAAACGGTCTTCACCTACCAGATGCCGGTGACTCTGGCACAGGCTCTCGTCCTGGCACTCGGCATCGTCGTTCTGCGATTCCGTCCGCAGGGCATTGTCCCTCATGCGAATATCAAGTGGTAA
- a CDS encoding branched-chain amino acid ABC transporter permease — MKILSARQGRNPIRELSTPATAIVLGIAVFVISLYADYYWMMTLRDALVFGIFALSLDYLWGRTGLLSFGHATFFGIGAYAVAILSTNFDITNITLLAILAGILASGLVALLFGYFLLFAGVRGPYFTIMTLALTVIAGHIAVAWVDVTGGDSGITGVQPLSLTFGDFEFVVFAPQTGLYVALALLLILLLAIWKVAISRYGRLLKALEVNELRARTLGYNTPLHLVGTFTISAMIAALAGGLYATFAGYVAPDLIGLLLSTKVIVWVAVGGRGTLIGPVIGAILVMQVERELSSINTSLWPLFIGFFFIAMVFLFPDGLAGLAQKLFGRMTKNEKKGDAESA; from the coding sequence ATGAAAATCCTGTCCGCCAGACAAGGCCGTAACCCCATTCGCGAGCTGTCCACCCCTGCAACAGCCATCGTCCTGGGTATAGCTGTCTTCGTCATTTCACTTTATGCCGATTACTACTGGATGATGACCCTGCGGGATGCCCTTGTCTTCGGTATCTTCGCGCTGTCCCTGGATTATCTCTGGGGCCGAACCGGCCTGCTGAGCTTCGGCCATGCGACGTTCTTCGGCATCGGAGCCTACGCTGTCGCGATCCTCAGCACGAACTTCGACATCACAAACATCACGTTGCTCGCGATATTGGCCGGCATTCTCGCCTCCGGCCTTGTCGCCCTGTTGTTTGGCTATTTCCTGCTGTTCGCTGGTGTGCGTGGCCCCTATTTCACCATCATGACGCTCGCATTGACCGTCATTGCCGGCCACATCGCCGTGGCCTGGGTCGACGTCACGGGCGGGGATTCCGGGATAACCGGCGTACAGCCTCTCAGTCTCACCTTTGGAGATTTCGAGTTTGTCGTCTTTGCGCCACAGACGGGCCTCTATGTGGCTCTGGCGCTCCTGCTCATACTGCTGCTCGCGATCTGGAAGGTCGCGATCAGCCGCTACGGCCGTCTGCTCAAGGCCCTGGAGGTGAACGAACTCAGGGCCCGCACACTTGGCTACAACACACCGCTGCACCTGGTGGGCACCTTCACGATATCGGCCATGATCGCCGCCCTGGCCGGTGGGCTCTATGCCACCTTTGCCGGCTATGTGGCTCCTGACCTGATCGGCCTTCTGCTCTCGACGAAGGTGATCGTCTGGGTCGCCGTCGGCGGGCGCGGCACGCTCATCGGCCCCGTCATCGGAGCCATCCTCGTCATGCAGGTCGAGCGCGAGTTGAGCAGCATCAACACGAGCCTCTGGCCGCTGTTCATCGGTTTCTTCTTCATCGCCATGGTATTCCTCTTCCCGGACGGCCTCGCAGGCCTGGCTCAGAAACTCTTCGGACGAATGACCAAGAACGAAAAGAAGGGAGACGCCGAAAGTGCCTGA
- a CDS encoding biotin-dependent carboxyltransferase family protein, protein MTFKVLNTGLLTTIQDLGRPGYFHLGIPISGAMDRLSLRAANLLVGNDQGAAALETVFMGPQLEFEKDAMVAVTGAELPPRVDGEEKPTWTAFKVKAGQVLSFDYLREGARAYIAISGGITTDVYLGSRSTYAIGALGGFEGRALAVGDMVPFGDNGKAKEGRSLDKSLRRMPGNPAELRVLPGLYWRLITEEAGRNFFDDEWKVAPEADRMGVRFRGGRPMSFKEREQPFGAGSDPSNIVDGCYSYGSIQVPGGSEPIVLHRDAVSGGGYFTLGAVISADMDLIGQLQPHTPTRFVKVDMDQALAARKERTALRGRIEDALK, encoded by the coding sequence ATGACGTTTAAGGTTCTCAATACCGGACTCCTGACAACGATCCAGGATCTCGGCCGCCCCGGCTATTTCCATCTGGGCATCCCGATCTCGGGTGCCATGGACCGCCTGTCCCTGCGTGCGGCCAACCTGCTGGTCGGCAACGACCAGGGGGCGGCCGCGCTGGAGACGGTCTTCATGGGGCCGCAGCTGGAGTTCGAGAAGGACGCCATGGTCGCGGTGACCGGCGCCGAGCTGCCGCCGCGCGTGGATGGCGAGGAAAAGCCCACCTGGACCGCCTTCAAGGTGAAGGCCGGGCAGGTGCTTTCCTTCGATTACCTGCGCGAAGGTGCGCGGGCCTACATCGCCATCTCGGGCGGCATCACCACGGACGTCTACCTGGGCAGCCGTTCGACCTATGCCATCGGAGCGCTGGGTGGCTTCGAGGGCCGGGCCCTGGCCGTCGGCGACATGGTGCCCTTCGGCGACAACGGAAAGGCCAAGGAGGGCCGCAGCCTGGACAAGTCCCTGCGCCGCATGCCGGGTAATCCGGCCGAACTGCGCGTGCTTCCAGGCCTCTACTGGCGCCTGATCACCGAGGAAGCTGGGCGCAATTTCTTCGACGACGAATGGAAGGTGGCGCCCGAAGCCGACCGCATGGGCGTGCGCTTCCGCGGTGGCCGGCCCATGTCCTTCAAGGAGCGCGAACAGCCCTTCGGGGCGGGTTCGGATCCCTCGAACATCGTGGATGGCTGCTATTCCTATGGCTCCATACAGGTGCCGGGCGGCAGCGAACCCATCGTTCTGCACCGTGACGCGGTTTCGGGAGGCGGCTACTTCACGCTGGGCGCCGTGATCTCGGCGGACATGGACCTGATCGGGCAGCTTCAGCCGCACACACCGACCCGCTTCGTAAAGGTCGACATGGACCAGGCGCTGGCCGCCCGGAAAGAGCGTACCGCCCTGCGCGGCAGAATCGAGGATGCGCTCAAGTAA